CGACCTTCTCGACAGGGGCACCCGGCAGCGCATACCGAATCGTCGCCCCAGCCGCACCATTGCCCCGGCTGGGTCCTGTCGCGTTTCCGACGCCGTGACGCGAGCTGCCGACCGCGACACCTGCGGACGGTGGCAGCAGCGGGTGGGCCCCAGGGCCGACCCGATCGCCCAAGACGGCCTGGGTATACGGCACTTCCGCGGCCCTCGACTCGCTGGTTCCCCCTGTGGAAGTCGACCGGCCGCTCGTCGGGGCGCGCCGCCCGATCGGGGCTGAATCCCGCCTGTACCCGGGCAAACATTGCGCGGGCGCGATCATCGCATCGAGTTAATGTCGCCCACTTTCCTTGGTCCACGGGGCGAAGCGGCCATTAGCGTTCACCTGGATCTGGACCGATTCCCCTTCATACACCCCGTTTTTCTCCTGTCTGTTGTCCGATGACGTCCACATACCTGCCATCACCGCTCTGAACAAGGAGAGCTCGCCCGATGACTGTTGACTCGAGCCCCGAGGCGCGACCGGAGCCACCCCGGCAATCCAGTCTCGGCACGGCGGCCGCCCGCAACCTCGCCACCACCACCAAGTCCGCCCCGCAGATGCAGGAGATCACCTCTCGCTGGCTGCTGCGAATGCTTCCCTGGGTGGAGACCAAGGGCGGGGTCTACCGGGTGAACCGTCGCCTGACCTACACGGTCGGCGACGGGCGCGTGGAGTTCGTCCAGGACGGCGCCGGCGTCCGGGTGATCCCCCATGAGCTCGGTGAACTGGCCCTGCTGCGCGGCTTCGATGACGTGGAGGTACTTACCGCCCTCGCCGACCGGTGCGTCCAACGCGACTTCCGGGCCGGCGAGACGCTGGTGGAACGCGGTGCGCCCGCGGATCAGCTCCACCTGATCGCCCACGGCCGCATCAGCCAGACCTCCATCGGCGAGTACGGCGACGAGGTCACCCTGGACGTACTTGCCGATGGCGACCGGTTCGGGGACCACGCCCTGCTGGACGGGAACGCCCCTTGGCAGCACACCGCCACCGCCGAGACCTCGGGCACCCTGCTCACCCTGTCTCGCGCCGACTTCGAGGCCGTGCTGTCCACGGCTCCGGGCCTGCGGGACCACGTCGAAGCGTTCACATCGCTTCCCCGCCAGCGGCAGAACCACCGCGGCGAGGCGGAGATCGCGATGTCGGCCGGCCACACCGGCGAGCATGAACTGCCCGGCGCGTTCGTCGACTACGAACTGAAGCCGCGCGAGTACGAACTCTCGGTCGCGCAGACCATTCTGCGGATCCACACCAGGGTCGCGGACCTCTACAACGGGCCGATGAACCAGACCAAGGAGCAACTCAGGCTCACCATCGAGGCGTTGCGCGAGCGCCAGGAGCACGAGCTGGTCAACAACAAGGAGTTCGGCCTGCTCCACAACGCCGACTTCAAGCAGCGCTTCCAGACGCACTCCGGCCCGCCGACCCCGGACGACATGGACGAGCTGCTCTGCCGCCGTCGAGGGTCCAAGTTCTTCCTCGCGCACCCGAAGACCATCGCGGCGATCGGGCGTGAGTTCAACGCCCGCGGGCTCTATCCGGACCACGTCGACCTGGGTGGTCAGCAGGTCCCGGCGTGGCGCGGGGTTCCGATCCTGCCCTGCAACAAGATCCCCATCACGAAGGAGAAGACCAGCTCGATCCTCTGCATGCGTACCGGCGAGGAAAACCAGGGTGTCATCGGTCTTCATCAGACAGGTCTGCCGGACGAGTACGAACCGGGCCTGTCGGTCCGCTTCATGGGCGTCAGCGAACAGGCCATCACCTCTTACCTCGTCAGCACCTACTACTCCGCCGCCATCCTCGTGCCGGACGCGGTCGGGATGCTGGAGAACGTGCAGATCGCCCGCTGGCCCAGGTAGCGGGCTCGAGCTGCACAGCATGGTGCGACACCCCGGACCGTCCAGGTCGGTCGCGCACACCTGAAAGGCCCCGGGACAGCCGCCAACCCCACGAAGGAGCGATCGATGCCCGCGCCCGAGCCGACACCTCCGCAGTCGAGCCTGCAGACGGCCGCTGCCCGTTTCGGGGCGCACGTCCTCGCTGACGCCGCGGCCCGTGCCTGCGATATCAAGGCTGTCACCGGCGGCCCACCCGGTGCGCCGTCCGTGCCCGCACCACCTGCGGTTTCCGTGCCGGCACAGCCACCCCCCGATGCCCCGGCGAGCGTGCTGCCGTCACCGGCCGCCGACCTGGCACGGATCCTGCGCGGCCCCAGCGGCCTGGGCACGGCAGCCCTGCGCCTGATCCCGCGGGAGCAGCTGCCGACGCCTTCCGAGCCG
Above is a genomic segment from Streptomyces sp. R21 containing:
- a CDS encoding family 2B encapsulin nanocompartment shell protein — translated: MTVDSSPEARPEPPRQSSLGTAAARNLATTTKSAPQMQEITSRWLLRMLPWVETKGGVYRVNRRLTYTVGDGRVEFVQDGAGVRVIPHELGELALLRGFDDVEVLTALADRCVQRDFRAGETLVERGAPADQLHLIAHGRISQTSIGEYGDEVTLDVLADGDRFGDHALLDGNAPWQHTATAETSGTLLTLSRADFEAVLSTAPGLRDHVEAFTSLPRQRQNHRGEAEIAMSAGHTGEHELPGAFVDYELKPREYELSVAQTILRIHTRVADLYNGPMNQTKEQLRLTIEALRERQEHELVNNKEFGLLHNADFKQRFQTHSGPPTPDDMDELLCRRRGSKFFLAHPKTIAAIGREFNARGLYPDHVDLGGQQVPAWRGVPILPCNKIPITKEKTSSILCMRTGEENQGVIGLHQTGLPDEYEPGLSVRFMGVSEQAITSYLVSTYYSAAILVPDAVGMLENVQIARWPR